One Streptococcus sp. zg-86 DNA window includes the following coding sequences:
- a CDS encoding metal-sulfur cluster assembly factor yields the protein MAYTEEQVKEIQERIFHALEEVIDPELGIDIINLGLIYDIRFMDGKTEIDMTLTTMGCPLADLITDQIYDVLGTVPEVTEVDVRLVWSPAWTVQKMSRYARIALGIK from the coding sequence ATGGCTTATACAGAAGAACAAGTAAAAGAAATTCAGGAACGGATTTTTCATGCCTTAGAAGAAGTCATTGATCCTGAATTAGGAATTGATATTATCAATCTTGGCTTAATTTATGACATTCGTTTCATGGATGGGAAAACAGAGATTGATATGACCTTGACGACGATGGGGTGCCCCTTGGCTGATTTGATTACTGATCAGATTTACGATGTATTGGGGACGGTTCCAGAAGTGACAGAAGTAGATGTTCGTCTCGTCTGGTCACCAGCTTGGACAGTCCAAAAAATGAGTCGTTATGCACGGATTGCACTAGGAATCAAGTAA